A genomic stretch from Malus domestica chromosome 15, GDT2T_hap1 includes:
- the LOC114821818 gene encoding uncharacterized protein has product MSSRAVEDDALAKTARAVEALYLLRDTYFSADPDDKISRLNIDSDLALNLLDSIPLGTDNEAELVDESIQHAKEAITLDVKDGNSLCIPKCCKCLKKRMKECSPIQTYILTVPLFSLGFYGQLRICSLTFDIGIQISISLLS; this is encoded by the exons ATGAGCAGTCGAGCAGTGGAAGACGACGCACTGGCCAAAACCGCAAGAGCTGTCGAAGCTCTTTACCTCCTCCGAGACACCTACTTTTCGGCCGACCCGGATGACAAAATCTCCAGATTAAACATCGATTCCGATCTTGCCCTCAACCTCCTCGATTCCATTCCTCTTG GTACCGACAATGAGGCAGAACTTGTTGATGAAAGCATTCAACATGCCAAGGAAGCCATAACTCTTGATGTCAAGGATGGCAATTCATTGT GCATACCAAAATGCTGCAAGTGCTTAAA GAAAAGGATGAAAGAATGCAGTCCAATCCAGACCTATATTTTAACTGTGCCACT TTTCTCCCTTGGATTCTATGGTCAGTTGCGTATTTGTAGTTTGACTTTTGATATCGGAATTCAGATTTCAATTAGCTTGCTCAGTTAG